From the Thermovirga lienii DSM 17291 genome, one window contains:
- a CDS encoding ADP-ribosylation/Crystallin J1 (PFAM: ADP-ribosylglycohydrolase~COGs: COG1397 ADP-ribosylglycohydrolase~InterPro IPR005502~KEGG: cpb:Cphamn1_1670 ADP-ribosylation/crystallin J1~PFAM: ADP-ribosylation/Crystallin J1~SPTR: ADP-ribosylation/Crystallin J1), which produces MDNCNGEALSRAQGCLVGLVAGDVIGSIAEFKQEEEAEALFLGKLKDLTGQPTDDTEMALALARTLVQKGYYDREYVKAAYVKWLNSDPIDCGMTIASALRGHFIPESQANGALMRVAPLGIFGAKFQLDLVASWAREDASITHPNPVCLEANELFAMALAFTVRTGPSASALYEQISRWAKERLKEPLLLEVVSKGAQEPPKDYYTHQGWVLIALHNALWQLVHAESLEEGVINTAKKGGDADTNAAVCGALLGAVYGIQGVPSDWVKSILDMRLEVGRKGVIKPRPLEYWPVDILELAQKLIEGDL; this is translated from the coding sequence ATGGATAATTGCAATGGAGAAGCTTTAAGCCGTGCCCAAGGTTGCCTCGTGGGGCTTGTAGCGGGGGATGTGATTGGAAGCATTGCCGAGTTCAAACAAGAGGAGGAGGCAGAGGCTCTGTTTCTTGGTAAGCTGAAGGACCTTACAGGTCAGCCTACTGATGACACGGAGATGGCTTTGGCTCTTGCCAGGACTCTAGTTCAGAAAGGTTACTACGACAGGGAATATGTCAAGGCTGCTTACGTAAAATGGTTGAATTCAGACCCCATTGATTGCGGCATGACCATAGCCTCAGCCCTGAGGGGACACTTCATCCCTGAAAGTCAGGCCAATGGGGCCCTCATGCGCGTTGCACCTTTGGGGATATTCGGAGCAAAGTTCCAGTTGGATCTTGTGGCATCGTGGGCCAGAGAGGATGCTTCAATAACCCATCCGAATCCCGTGTGCCTGGAGGCCAATGAACTTTTTGCCATGGCCTTGGCTTTTACCGTAAGAACCGGCCCAAGTGCCAGCGCATTATATGAACAGATCTCTCGATGGGCTAAAGAGAGGCTAAAAGAGCCTTTGTTGTTGGAGGTCGTAAGTAAAGGGGCCCAAGAGCCTCCCAAGGATTATTACACACATCAGGGTTGGGTTTTGATAGCTCTGCACAACGCCCTTTGGCAGCTAGTTCACGCTGAAAGTTTGGAAGAGGGAGTGATAAATACCGCAAAAAAGGGAGGGGACGCAGACACCAACGCGGCCGTTTGCGGTGCCCTTTTGGGAGCGGTCTACGGAATTCAAGGGGTGCCTAGTGATTGGGTAAAATCCATTCTTGATATGCGCCTTGAAGTTGGACGAAAGGGAGTTATTAAGCCGAGGCCGCTAGAGTACTGGCCTGTTGATATCCTGGAGTTGGCGCAAAAGCTGATTGAGGGCGATCTTTAG
- a CDS encoding hybrid cluster protein (PFAM: Prismane/CO dehydrogenase family~TIGRFAM: hydroxylamine reductase~COGs: COG1151 6Fe-6S prismane cluster-containing protein~InterPro IPR010048: IPR004137~KEGG: aco:Amico_1906 hybrid cluster protein~PFAM: Prismane~SPTR: Hydroxylamine reductase;~TIGRFAM: hybrid cluster protein), which translates to MFCYQCEQTAKGAGCTVAGVCGKSPAVSDMQDLLVHITKGISMYAHRAREFGVKDKEIDTFVVEALFSTITNVNFDEDRMEGLIKKAVELREKAKKLYEESCKKAGTSPEELTGPATFDPGTTKTEMISKGEEVTPAKGAEKRGEVIQGMHDLVLFGLKGSAAYADHARILGQEDDEVYGFFHDFLNFLSKDSFELDELVSRTLEAGKWNIRVMELLDKANTGGYGDPVPTKVRITPVKGKAILVSGHDLKDLELLLKQTEGKGINIYTHGEMLPCHGYPELKKYPHLVGNYGGAWQDQQKEFDEFPGAILMTTNCIQKPKESYKHRIFTTGLVAWPGVRHIGPDKDFTPVIEAALAEEGFKEDAPEKTIMVGFARNAVLSVAPQVIENVKEGKIRHFFLIGGCDGAKSGRNYYTDLALKVPKDCVILTLACGKYRFNKLDFGDIDGIPRLLDVGQCNDAFSAVKIAQALAEAFETDINSLPLSLILSWYEQKAVCILLSLLYLGIRNMRLGPSLPAFVKPPVLEFLQKEFNLMPITTPEEDLKSILG; encoded by the coding sequence ATGTTTTGTTATCAATGTGAGCAGACTGCAAAAGGAGCAGGATGCACTGTAGCAGGAGTTTGCGGCAAAAGTCCCGCGGTTTCAGACATGCAGGACCTTTTAGTCCACATCACCAAGGGAATTTCCATGTATGCCCACCGAGCAAGAGAGTTTGGAGTAAAAGACAAAGAAATAGACACCTTCGTGGTTGAGGCACTCTTCTCTACAATAACTAACGTAAATTTCGACGAAGACAGGATGGAGGGGCTGATCAAAAAGGCCGTAGAGCTGAGAGAAAAAGCCAAAAAGCTCTATGAAGAATCCTGCAAAAAAGCCGGCACCTCCCCCGAAGAGTTAACCGGACCAGCAACCTTCGATCCAGGAACTACCAAAACAGAGATGATCTCCAAGGGAGAGGAAGTAACTCCAGCAAAGGGAGCAGAAAAGCGCGGAGAAGTAATACAGGGAATGCATGACCTTGTTCTTTTCGGCCTGAAAGGAAGCGCAGCCTACGCTGACCATGCTCGAATCTTGGGACAAGAAGATGACGAGGTGTACGGATTTTTCCATGACTTCTTGAATTTCCTTTCCAAGGATTCCTTCGAGCTGGACGAGTTAGTCTCCAGGACGTTGGAGGCAGGGAAATGGAACATAAGGGTTATGGAGCTTTTGGACAAGGCAAACACTGGAGGATACGGCGATCCTGTACCCACCAAGGTCCGTATAACCCCCGTAAAGGGCAAGGCCATACTGGTATCTGGCCACGACCTTAAGGACCTGGAGCTGCTCCTCAAACAAACGGAAGGAAAAGGAATAAACATATACACCCACGGTGAGATGTTACCGTGCCATGGTTACCCCGAACTCAAAAAGTACCCCCACCTGGTAGGTAACTACGGAGGAGCTTGGCAGGATCAGCAGAAGGAATTCGACGAGTTCCCCGGGGCCATACTCATGACGACCAACTGCATTCAGAAACCAAAAGAATCTTACAAACACCGAATCTTCACAACGGGCCTGGTGGCTTGGCCTGGTGTGCGCCACATAGGTCCGGACAAGGACTTTACTCCCGTGATAGAAGCGGCCTTGGCCGAAGAAGGCTTCAAAGAAGATGCCCCAGAAAAAACTATCATGGTTGGTTTTGCCCGTAACGCCGTTCTTTCCGTTGCTCCTCAGGTCATAGAGAACGTAAAAGAGGGGAAGATCAGGCATTTCTTCCTGATAGGAGGTTGCGATGGCGCAAAGAGTGGGCGCAACTACTACACTGATCTGGCTCTTAAGGTACCCAAAGACTGCGTTATCCTCACCTTGGCCTGCGGCAAGTATCGCTTCAACAAATTAGATTTTGGAGACATAGACGGAATACCTCGCTTGCTCGACGTTGGGCAGTGCAATGACGCTTTCTCTGCCGTCAAAATAGCTCAAGCCCTAGCAGAGGCATTCGAAACGGACATAAACAGCCTGCCTCTTTCCCTGATCCTCTCCTGGTACGAACAAAAGGCTGTGTGCATCCTTCTTTCTCTGCTCTACTTGGGCATCAGGAACATGCGCCTTGGGCCATCCCTTCCTGCGTTCGTGAAACCACCAGTGCTGGAATTTTTGCAGAAGGAATTCAATCTAATGCCTATAACCACCCCAGAGGAAGACCTCAAGTCCATACTGGGATAA
- a CDS encoding transcriptional regulator, BadM/Rrf2 family (PFAM: Transcriptional regulator~TIGRFAM: Rrf2 family protein~COGs: COG1959 transcriptional regulator protein~InterPro IPR000944~KEGG: aco:Amico_1908 transcriptional regulator, BadM/Rrf2 family~PFAM: protein of unknown function UPF0074~SPTR: Rrf2 family protein;~TIGRFAM: transcriptional regulator, Rrf2 family), with protein MKKIIQISEAVSLALHGMGILASSETGRVTVKEIAEITQTSEAHLSKVFQRLAKGGLVLSIRGPKGGFELAKPPEEITLLDIYKAIEGELTTETCFLQSGTPCPFGRCIFGNLVEDLTRQFLEHLEKTTLRGIKNNLSYKQ; from the coding sequence ATGAAGAAAATAATACAAATATCCGAAGCAGTATCTTTAGCTCTCCACGGAATGGGAATCCTTGCATCGTCGGAGACAGGCAGAGTAACGGTGAAGGAAATAGCTGAAATAACCCAAACTTCTGAGGCTCATCTTTCCAAGGTCTTCCAAAGACTAGCAAAAGGAGGGCTCGTCCTCTCCATTAGGGGACCCAAAGGAGGGTTTGAACTAGCGAAACCCCCTGAAGAAATAACCCTGCTGGACATATACAAGGCCATAGAAGGCGAGCTTACGACAGAAACCTGCTTCCTCCAAAGTGGAACACCCTGTCCCTTTGGAAGGTGTATTTTCGGAAACCTCGTTGAAGACCTGACGAGACAATTCCTGGAACACCTAGAGAAGACGACCCTTCGCGGCATTAAAAACAACTTAAGCTATAAACAATAA
- a CDS encoding outer membrane efflux protein (PFAM: Outer membrane efflux protein~COGs: COG1538 Outer membrane protein~InterPro IPR003423~KEGG: aco:Amico_0486 outer membrane efflux protein~PFAM: outer membrane efflux protein~SPTR: Type I secretion outer membrane protein), producing MKRNLAFMALLIVLVMIPSAAKAKEALTLERCIAIALANHPELAEYNAQVKAKEGAVEQNAAQLRPTLSIASNIAEEKNNDYSSVNISVNQLLWDGNQSQKAMEASMAQKYAASCQLERKRQEIVYLVKQAFFETLKAEKALDVANISMAYYEKNLKQAKSYHEAGLAAKSDVTSAQVDLSQAKMELIEAQSNFKEAMANLQNVLGIQSPLSEMEIKDSVQGKELSSLLISNETKTITQVIENRPDIVAQKHYIEAAKHNLDLQARSNNISLSAYADYGLDLSGEDQEDYSLGVELSATLWDGGTLSGKIKEARGELESAIASYRSQVNSALLEIKTSLLELEEERHNVELTSLLVEQAKENLDLALGRYKAEVGSSLEVSKALKDYHEALKEHNEAIYNLRIAEAQLEYAAGLWKGANSK from the coding sequence TTGAAGAGAAACCTAGCTTTCATGGCCCTCTTGATCGTTCTAGTGATGATACCTTCCGCAGCGAAGGCAAAGGAAGCCTTGACCTTGGAAAGGTGCATCGCCATAGCTTTAGCCAATCATCCCGAGTTGGCTGAGTACAACGCCCAAGTAAAAGCCAAAGAAGGCGCGGTGGAACAGAATGCAGCTCAATTGCGGCCTACGCTTTCCATCGCCTCAAACATCGCCGAAGAAAAGAACAATGATTACTCCTCGGTGAACATATCTGTAAACCAACTTCTTTGGGACGGCAATCAGTCCCAAAAGGCCATGGAAGCTTCAATGGCTCAAAAGTATGCTGCCTCTTGCCAACTCGAAAGGAAAAGGCAGGAGATCGTTTACTTGGTCAAACAGGCCTTTTTTGAAACCCTAAAGGCTGAAAAAGCTCTCGATGTGGCAAATATTAGCATGGCATATTACGAAAAAAATCTAAAACAGGCTAAATCCTATCATGAAGCGGGATTAGCAGCCAAATCCGATGTCACCTCTGCCCAGGTAGACCTAAGCCAAGCGAAGATGGAGCTAATAGAAGCTCAAAGTAACTTCAAAGAAGCGATGGCAAACCTACAAAACGTCCTTGGAATCCAATCACCTCTCAGCGAAATGGAAATAAAAGATTCAGTCCAAGGGAAAGAACTCTCTTCTCTATTGATCTCCAATGAGACCAAAACAATCACACAAGTCATAGAAAACAGACCGGACATAGTTGCCCAAAAGCACTACATTGAGGCAGCAAAACACAATCTAGATCTTCAGGCTCGATCCAACAACATTTCCCTCTCTGCTTATGCCGATTATGGCTTGGACCTTTCTGGAGAAGACCAAGAAGACTACAGTCTAGGAGTAGAACTTTCTGCGACCCTCTGGGACGGAGGGACTCTATCAGGAAAAATCAAAGAGGCAAGGGGGGAACTAGAGTCCGCAATAGCTTCCTACAGAAGTCAGGTAAATTCAGCCTTACTGGAGATAAAAACTTCCTTGTTGGAGCTCGAGGAAGAAAGGCACAACGTGGAGCTTACCAGCCTATTGGTAGAACAGGCCAAGGAAAACCTGGATTTGGCCTTGGGAAGGTACAAAGCCGAAGTTGGAAGTTCGTTGGAAGTAAGCAAGGCCTTGAAAGATTACCATGAGGCCCTAAAGGAACACAATGAGGCCATATATAACCTTCGCATAGCTGAAGCGCAGTTGGAATACGCAGCAGGGTTGTGGAAAGGAGCAAATTCAAAATGA
- a CDS encoding efflux transporter, RND family, MFP subunit (PFAM: HlyD family secretion protein~TIGRFAM: RND family efflux transporter, MFP subunit~COGs: COG0845 Membrane-fusion protein~InterPro IPR006143~KEGG: aco:Amico_0487 efflux transporter, RND family, MFP subunit~PFAM: secretion protein HlyD family protein~SPTR: Efflux transporter, RND family, MFP subunit;~TIGRFAM: efflux transporter, RND family, MFP subunit): MKKKLFFCGTFIVIATITLVFGSFIKASDKKETSYITATVTRGDIIQRVSATGTLQAINTVEVGSQISGTIEKIFVDYNSTVKAGQVLAQIDPSTLEAAVLEAQATLDSAVAALTEAEAKDALARKNYERKKKLLEQDFIAQSDVDETYAEWQSAKAAVASAKASIKGAKAALEKAKRNLTYATIKSPVSGVVIDKAVSEGQTVAASLEAPTLFTIAEDLTNMQVEVTVDEADIGQVKEGQIAKFFVDSFPEETYFGKVRQIRLSPTEEENVVTYTVIVDVQNPQLKLLPGMTANVTIEIASAKNVLKVPSAALTFSPQDSQNNTTLSTYTIEPSHVIWVLDEGKPKPIKVNVGLSDGNFTEITGDVEEGQIVILSSSATSTTSNKRTPMRFFP, encoded by the coding sequence ATGAAAAAAAAGCTATTTTTTTGTGGAACTTTTATAGTGATTGCAACGATCACGTTGGTTTTTGGGAGTTTTATCAAGGCATCTGACAAAAAAGAAACCTCCTACATTACAGCCACTGTAACCCGAGGCGACATAATCCAAAGGGTATCCGCAACCGGCACACTGCAAGCTATTAATACGGTCGAGGTCGGAAGTCAAATATCGGGCACCATAGAGAAAATCTTTGTAGACTACAACTCCACCGTCAAGGCAGGACAAGTTCTTGCGCAAATAGATCCTTCAACCTTGGAGGCCGCAGTTTTGGAAGCTCAGGCTACACTTGATTCAGCTGTGGCTGCGCTGACTGAGGCCGAAGCGAAGGATGCTTTGGCCAGAAAAAATTACGAGCGAAAAAAGAAACTCCTGGAGCAAGATTTTATCGCACAGAGTGACGTCGACGAGACATATGCAGAATGGCAAAGTGCAAAGGCTGCAGTAGCGTCAGCCAAAGCGAGCATAAAAGGGGCAAAAGCCGCCCTTGAAAAAGCAAAGAGGAACTTAACCTATGCAACTATAAAATCCCCGGTCAGCGGAGTGGTAATAGATAAGGCAGTAAGTGAAGGCCAAACCGTGGCTGCAAGTCTTGAAGCCCCTACCCTTTTCACTATAGCAGAAGACTTGACTAACATGCAGGTTGAGGTAACCGTGGATGAGGCGGACATAGGTCAAGTAAAGGAAGGACAGATTGCGAAGTTCTTCGTGGACTCCTTCCCTGAGGAGACATACTTCGGGAAAGTTCGTCAGATTCGTCTATCTCCAACAGAAGAAGAAAACGTGGTGACCTATACCGTGATAGTAGATGTACAAAACCCACAACTCAAACTGCTGCCAGGAATGACAGCTAATGTGACCATAGAAATAGCATCCGCAAAGAACGTACTTAAGGTCCCTTCTGCCGCCTTAACTTTTTCCCCTCAAGACTCACAAAACAACACAACTTTGAGCACCTACACAATCGAACCTAGTCACGTGATATGGGTGCTTGATGAAGGAAAGCCTAAACCCATCAAAGTAAATGTGGGCTTAAGCGACGGCAATTTCACGGAGATAACGGGAGACGTGGAAGAAGGACAAATAGTCATACTGAGCTCTTCTGCAACTTCAACAACGTCTAACAAAAGAACACCTATGAGGTTTTTCCCATGA
- a CDS encoding ABC transporter related protein (PFAM: ABC transporter~COGs: COG1136 ABC-type antimicrobial peptide transport system ATPase component~InterPro IPR003439: IPR017871: IPR003593~KEGG: ate:Athe_1574 ABC transporter related~PFAM: ABC transporter related~SMART: AAA ATPase~SPTR: ABC transporter related) has product MKKNIIALHKITKIYRMGEFKVHALKGIDLKVAEGEFIAVMGPSGSGKSTLMSILGCLDVPTSGEYVLDGKEVSKLSKDQLACVRNAKIGFVFQNFNLLPQMSAIENVELPMMYKGIKKPLRTKIARDCLAMVGLHGREHHKPTQLSGGQRQRVAIARALANNPSIILADEPTGNLDSAVSHEIMELFSRLNDEAKVTIILVTHEHDIASFAKRTITLRDGIILSGETENDTSI; this is encoded by the coding sequence ATGAAAAAAAACATCATAGCGCTTCACAAAATAACTAAGATTTATCGTATGGGTGAATTTAAAGTACACGCATTAAAAGGAATAGACCTAAAGGTCGCAGAGGGTGAATTCATCGCCGTGATGGGTCCCTCAGGATCTGGAAAATCCACCTTGATGAGTATCTTGGGATGTTTGGACGTGCCGACTTCCGGAGAATATGTGCTCGATGGGAAGGAAGTCAGTAAATTGAGCAAGGATCAGCTGGCGTGCGTTCGAAACGCCAAAATAGGCTTTGTGTTCCAGAACTTTAACTTGCTTCCGCAGATGTCTGCCATAGAAAACGTGGAGCTTCCCATGATGTATAAAGGAATCAAAAAACCATTACGTACTAAAATCGCAAGAGATTGCCTCGCCATGGTGGGGTTACACGGCAGAGAGCACCACAAGCCCACTCAATTGTCGGGAGGGCAAAGGCAGCGTGTAGCAATAGCAAGGGCCTTGGCCAATAATCCGTCGATCATACTGGCAGACGAACCTACGGGCAATCTGGACAGCGCAGTCAGTCACGAAATAATGGAGCTTTTTTCCAGGCTCAACGACGAGGCCAAAGTAACCATAATATTAGTAACCCACGAGCATGACATCGCTTCCTTCGCCAAAAGAACCATAACGTTAAGAGATGGAATCATTCTATCGGGGGAGACTGAAAATGATACATCCATTTGA
- a CDS encoding protein of unknown function DUF214 (PFAM: Predicted permease~COGs: COG0577 ABC-type antimicrobial peptide transport system permease component~InterPro IPR003838~KEGG: sat:SYN_01995 export ABC transporter permease protein~PFAM: protein of unknown function DUF214~SPTR: Export ABC transporter permease protein): MIHPFEIMRASIRSIGANKLRTSLTGLGIMIGVAAVIIMVSLGYGASKRVSDTFSNMGTNLLVVFPGSARSGGVRLGSSTKPTLTLSDWKAILENCTSIEDAAPEVRGSAQVVFGNSNWNTTISGTTNSILNIRNWHLSEGRTFTDSDLRSSAKVCIIGETVTKELFGTLNPIGRTIRINKIPVLVIGLLEPKGSTGMGQDQDDIVFVPITTAQKRLFPSPFPQNVDAILVKAKGAEFIDSAEHEVEQLLIKRHKIKDPSQKDFNIRNLQEFMDAAEESTKTMSLLLASVASVSLMVGGIGIMNIMLVTVTERTREIGIRMAIGARTSDILAQFLLEAIFVSLIGGTLGIITGCLGSIVVSHFTSWPAVLSIKSIFLALSFSVSVGVLFGFFPAWKASSLNPIDALRHE; the protein is encoded by the coding sequence ATGATACATCCATTTGAAATAATGAGAGCTTCCATACGATCCATAGGAGCAAATAAATTAAGAACATCCCTGACCGGACTTGGAATCATGATAGGAGTTGCCGCCGTAATAATAATGGTTTCCCTGGGCTATGGAGCCAGTAAGAGGGTAAGTGACACCTTTTCCAACATGGGCACCAACCTATTGGTCGTATTCCCGGGTTCTGCGCGAAGCGGCGGAGTCCGCCTAGGTTCCTCGACCAAACCAACCTTAACTTTGAGCGATTGGAAGGCCATCTTGGAGAATTGCACATCGATAGAGGACGCTGCACCCGAGGTCAGGGGCTCCGCCCAGGTAGTTTTTGGAAACTCCAACTGGAACACGACAATCAGTGGGACAACGAACTCCATTTTGAATATAAGAAATTGGCACCTTTCTGAAGGTAGAACTTTCACCGATTCGGATTTGAGAAGTAGCGCAAAGGTCTGCATAATAGGCGAAACGGTAACAAAGGAGCTATTCGGAACATTGAACCCCATAGGCAGAACCATCAGGATAAATAAGATCCCCGTGCTCGTAATCGGTCTGCTGGAACCTAAGGGAAGCACCGGAATGGGCCAAGACCAGGACGACATCGTATTTGTACCCATAACCACAGCTCAAAAAAGGCTCTTTCCATCCCCCTTTCCGCAAAACGTGGACGCCATACTTGTAAAAGCTAAAGGAGCAGAATTTATTGACTCAGCAGAGCATGAGGTAGAACAACTACTAATAAAAAGACATAAGATCAAAGACCCTTCCCAAAAGGATTTCAATATTCGCAACCTGCAGGAATTCATGGATGCCGCCGAGGAATCTACAAAGACCATGTCTTTATTGCTGGCTTCAGTGGCTTCGGTATCTCTGATGGTTGGAGGTATAGGCATAATGAACATAATGCTCGTTACCGTTACCGAAAGAACTAGAGAGATCGGAATAAGAATGGCCATAGGGGCCCGAACCTCGGACATCTTGGCTCAATTTCTACTGGAGGCCATCTTCGTCTCCTTGATCGGAGGAACCTTGGGGATTATTACGGGCTGCCTAGGGTCCATAGTGGTGTCCCACTTCACATCCTGGCCTGCCGTTTTATCGATAAAATCCATCTTCCTGGCATTAAGCTTCTCTGTTTCTGTAGGGGTTTTGTTCGGCTTTTTCCCCGCTTGGAAGGCCTCGTCCCTAAACCCTATAGATGCTCTAAGACACGAATGA
- a CDS encoding Nickel transport complex, NikM subunit, transmembrane (PFAM: Nickel uptake substrate-specific transmembrane region~COGs: COG5266 ABC-type Co2+ transport system periplasmic component~InterPro IPR019613~KEGG: aco:Amico_0067 nickel transport complex, NikM subunit, transmembrane~PFAM: Nickel transport complex, NikM subunit, transmembrane~SPTR: Putative lipoprotein) translates to MKRFSFSIFVIVVTTFILSMCGVALAHFQVIKPQDNIVEQKEDATIEIKLLFTHPFEQKPMNMKKPEEFGVVVRGQKTDLLNTLKSYEAAPKATAWKTLYSIKRPGDHIFYVSPAPYWEEAEEKYIIHYTKTVVNAFGMEDAWDKPVGLRAEVIPLTRPYGLWAGNVFQGKVIVDGKPAAGADVEVEYYNTDSKVKAPKEPYITQVIKTDERGVFTYAIPWAGWWGFAALTDAPETMKSPSGQDAPIEIGALIWVYAEKAEM, encoded by the coding sequence ATGAAAAGGTTTTCTTTTTCCATATTTGTGATTGTAGTAACGACATTTATTCTAAGCATGTGCGGGGTAGCTTTGGCCCACTTCCAGGTCATCAAACCCCAGGATAACATAGTGGAGCAAAAAGAGGACGCCACTATAGAGATCAAGCTGCTTTTCACCCATCCTTTTGAGCAAAAGCCCATGAACATGAAGAAGCCCGAAGAGTTCGGGGTCGTTGTGCGAGGTCAAAAAACGGACCTTTTGAATACGCTCAAAAGTTACGAAGCTGCTCCGAAAGCTACCGCCTGGAAGACTCTCTACTCTATAAAGCGCCCAGGAGATCACATATTCTATGTTTCACCCGCACCCTATTGGGAAGAAGCAGAGGAAAAATACATAATCCACTACACTAAAACCGTGGTAAACGCCTTTGGCATGGAAGATGCATGGGACAAGCCGGTAGGCTTGAGGGCCGAGGTCATCCCCCTTACGAGGCCCTACGGTCTTTGGGCAGGCAACGTCTTCCAAGGCAAGGTAATAGTGGACGGCAAACCTGCAGCGGGAGCCGATGTGGAGGTTGAGTACTATAACACGGATTCCAAGGTAAAAGCACCGAAGGAACCCTACATCACTCAGGTTATAAAGACCGACGAAAGGGGCGTTTTCACTTACGCCATACCTTGGGCAGGTTGGTGGGGATTTGCTGCCCTAACAGATGCCCCTGAAACCATGAAGTCTCCTTCGGGCCAAGATGCGCCAATAGAGATAGGAGCCCTAATCTGGGTATATGCAGAGAAAGCGGAGATGTAA
- a CDS encoding cobalamin (vitamin B12) biosynthesis CbiM protein (PFAM: Cobalt uptake substrate-specific transmembrane region~COGs: COG0310 ABC-type Co2+ transport system permease component~InterPro IPR002751~KEGG: aco:Amico_0066 cobalamin (vitamin B12) biosynthesis CbiM protein~PFAM: cobalamin (vitamin B12) biosynthesis CbiM protein~SPTR: Cobalamin (Vitamin B12) biosynthesis CbiM protein), translated as MHIAEGVLSWPVLVSGAAIATAGTAYGIKKLSFETIPRCGIVSAALFVASLIHVNLGASSVHLILGGLGGILLGWSLFPAFLVALFLQAVLFQFGGLVVLGVNVTNMALSGVLAGFVGRALLKRLKRPFLCGAISGALGVFGAAVFVAASLAFSGEAFRASAVLLIGAHLPVAIIEGIITGFIVSFLSKTDKNFLEV; from the coding sequence ATGCACATCGCTGAAGGTGTACTATCCTGGCCTGTTTTAGTTTCTGGTGCCGCTATCGCCACCGCGGGAACGGCGTATGGAATAAAAAAGCTCTCCTTTGAGACGATCCCACGCTGTGGGATCGTCTCCGCCGCCTTATTCGTCGCTTCCTTGATACACGTCAATCTCGGAGCTTCAAGCGTTCACCTCATCCTCGGAGGCTTGGGGGGAATTCTGCTGGGCTGGTCCCTCTTTCCCGCCTTCCTGGTGGCCCTGTTCTTGCAGGCGGTGCTGTTTCAATTTGGAGGCCTTGTAGTCCTAGGGGTAAACGTCACCAACATGGCTCTTTCCGGCGTATTGGCTGGCTTTGTAGGACGAGCTCTTTTAAAACGTCTGAAAAGGCCCTTTTTATGCGGCGCAATCTCTGGTGCCCTTGGTGTCTTCGGAGCTGCGGTATTCGTAGCGGCCTCACTGGCTTTTAGCGGAGAAGCTTTCAGGGCCTCAGCGGTGCTTCTGATTGGTGCCCATTTACCAGTGGCGATAATCGAAGGCATAATAACCGGTTTCATAGTTTCTTTCCTATCCAAGACGGACAAGAATTTCCTGGAGGTATGA